The following are encoded together in the Methylobacterium radiotolerans JCM 2831 genome:
- a CDS encoding class I SAM-dependent methyltransferase gives MTQDLPDFPPEAFAKHDRDPDPAFYAQPRFVTHIDAAAIGAVTDLYREIVPAGGDVLDLMSSWVSHLPDEVGYASVTGHGLNAAELAANPRLTRHFVQDLNAEPRLPLDTACVDAALICVSVQYLQRPVAVLSEIARVLRPGAPAVISFSNRCFPTKAVAIWTALDGAGHAQLVGLYLQRAGFTRVERRVLKPAGGPGDPVTAVIGRTAAA, from the coding sequence ATGACGCAGGATCTGCCGGACTTTCCCCCCGAGGCGTTCGCCAAGCACGACCGCGATCCCGATCCCGCGTTCTACGCGCAGCCGCGCTTCGTGACCCATATCGATGCCGCCGCCATCGGGGCGGTCACCGACCTCTACAGGGAGATCGTCCCGGCGGGCGGCGACGTCCTCGACCTGATGTCGAGTTGGGTCAGCCACCTGCCGGACGAGGTCGGTTATGCCAGCGTCACCGGCCACGGCCTGAACGCGGCCGAACTCGCCGCCAACCCGCGCCTGACCCGGCATTTCGTGCAGGACCTCAACGCCGAGCCGCGCCTGCCGCTCGACACGGCCTGCGTCGACGCCGCACTGATCTGCGTCTCGGTCCAGTATCTCCAGCGCCCCGTGGCCGTCCTGTCCGAGATCGCGCGCGTGCTGCGCCCCGGCGCCCCGGCGGTGATCAGCTTCTCGAACCGCTGCTTCCCGACCAAGGCGGTGGCCATCTGGACAGCCCTCGACGGCGCGGGACATGCCCAGCTCGTCGGTCTGTACCTCCAGCGTGCCGGCTTCACCCGCGTCGAGAGACGCGTCCTCAAGCCCGCGGGAGGTCCCGGCGACCCGGTGACGGCGGTGATCGGCCGGACGGCCGCGGCCTGA
- a CDS encoding carotenoid oxygenase family protein yields the protein MPNRVQSALRAVAEVGVGLLAACNRLRLPGTANPFVVGVHEPMRAELTLENLPVTGAIPPGLDGLYLKMGANPVRPATRGHDWFLGDGMVHGLALEGGRALWYRNRWINSRTAATALERPAAPGPRRGGNDTVNTNVVEIGGRIFAVVEAGSFPVELARTLEEQRYNPFDGTLAGSFTGHPHRDPLTGETHAVAYDGRVWDSVRHVVLAPSGQVVREVPVAVAHGPCIHDCAITARFVIVLDLPVTFSFRALLAGYRFPFRWNPDHGARVGLLPRQGEGADILWCAVEPCFVFHTANAYDDADGRVILDVIAYGTVFASPGGGLDTPGRLERWIIDPSTGRVERRVTDPAAQEFPRIDERRLGQRHRYVYTVSVPADGNTQLAGATQLYKHDLETGERHVHDFGPDHVPGEFVFVPARTGSGEDEGWLVGLVIDTARDATDFTVLDARAFDAPPVARVRLGHRIPPGFHGNWFPARAPA from the coding sequence ATGCCGAACCGAGTCCAGTCGGCCCTCCGCGCGGTCGCCGAGGTCGGCGTCGGCCTGTTGGCGGCGTGCAACCGGCTGCGCCTGCCCGGAACGGCCAACCCCTTCGTCGTCGGCGTTCACGAGCCGATGCGCGCGGAGCTGACGCTGGAGAATCTGCCCGTCACCGGCGCGATCCCGCCCGGCCTCGACGGCCTCTACCTCAAGATGGGGGCCAACCCCGTCCGCCCGGCGACGCGGGGTCACGACTGGTTCCTCGGCGACGGCATGGTGCACGGTCTCGCGCTCGAGGGCGGCCGGGCGCTGTGGTATCGCAACCGCTGGATCAACTCGCGCACGGCCGCCACGGCGCTCGAGCGGCCAGCGGCGCCCGGGCCGCGGCGGGGCGGCAACGACACCGTCAACACCAACGTCGTCGAGATCGGCGGCCGGATCTTCGCGGTGGTGGAGGCCGGCAGCTTCCCCGTCGAGCTCGCGCGCACCCTGGAGGAGCAGCGCTACAACCCGTTCGACGGGACGCTGGCCGGCTCCTTCACCGGGCACCCGCACCGCGACCCGCTGACCGGCGAGACTCACGCCGTCGCGTATGACGGCCGCGTCTGGGACAGCGTGCGCCACGTCGTCCTCGCACCGAGCGGGCAGGTCGTGCGCGAGGTGCCGGTCGCGGTCGCGCACGGCCCCTGCATCCACGATTGCGCGATCACGGCGCGCTTCGTGATCGTGCTGGACCTGCCCGTCACGTTCTCGTTCCGGGCCCTGCTCGCCGGGTACCGCTTCCCGTTCCGCTGGAACCCCGACCACGGGGCCCGCGTGGGCCTCCTACCCCGACAGGGCGAGGGTGCCGACATCCTCTGGTGCGCCGTCGAGCCCTGCTTCGTGTTCCACACCGCCAACGCCTACGACGACGCCGACGGGCGGGTGATCCTCGACGTCATCGCCTACGGGACAGTGTTCGCCTCGCCCGGGGGCGGGCTCGACACACCGGGCCGGCTCGAACGCTGGATCATCGATCCGTCGACGGGTCGGGTCGAGCGGCGCGTGACCGACCCCGCGGCGCAGGAATTCCCCCGCATCGATGAGCGGCGCCTCGGGCAGCGCCACCGCTACGTCTACACGGTCAGCGTCCCGGCCGACGGCAACACGCAGCTCGCCGGTGCGACGCAGCTCTACAAGCACGACCTCGAGACGGGCGAACGCCACGTGCACGACTTCGGCCCCGATCACGTCCCGGGGGAGTTCGTCTTCGTCCCGGCGCGGACCGGGTCCGGCGAGGACGAGGGCTGGCTCGTCGGGCTCGTCATCGACACCGCCCGCGACGCGACCGACTTCACCGTCCTCGACGCGCGCGCGTTCGATGCCCCTCCCGTGGCCCGGGTCCGCCTCGGACACCGGATCCCGCCGGGCTTCCACGGCAACTGGTTCCCGGCGCGCGCCCCGGCTTGA
- a CDS encoding SDR family NAD(P)-dependent oxidoreductase: MARMVDKVALVVGGAKGIGLAVAERLAIEGASVVFTGRRPDEVEAAAARIGKGARGLVADAALREDLHRVVATVRETHGRIDALVLNAGISEPATLRDGTPEHFDRHFAVNVRGAVFGLQAALGVMGQGGSVVLMGSIADAAGITPYGTYCATKAALRSYARTWTAELAPQGIRVNVVAPGPTDTAMMASVPEEGRARLIAPIPLGRMARPEEVAAATLFLLSDEASFVAGAELCVDGGMRQV; the protein is encoded by the coding sequence ATGGCCCGCATGGTGGACAAAGTTGCTCTCGTGGTCGGCGGGGCGAAGGGCATCGGCCTTGCGGTGGCCGAGCGGCTGGCGATCGAGGGCGCGTCGGTCGTCTTCACCGGGCGGCGCCCCGACGAGGTCGAGGCCGCCGCTGCGAGGATCGGGAAAGGGGCGCGGGGTCTCGTCGCAGACGCAGCCCTCCGGGAGGATCTGCACCGCGTCGTCGCGACGGTGCGGGAGACGCATGGCCGGATCGACGCGCTCGTCCTCAACGCGGGCATTTCGGAACCGGCGACCCTGCGCGACGGGACGCCGGAGCACTTTGACCGGCACTTTGCCGTCAACGTGCGTGGGGCCGTATTCGGGCTACAGGCCGCTCTGGGGGTGATGGGGCAGGGTGGGTCCGTCGTGCTGATGGGCTCGATCGCCGACGCCGCAGGCATCACGCCCTACGGGACCTATTGCGCGACAAAGGCGGCGCTACGTTCCTACGCACGCACATGGACAGCGGAACTAGCCCCACAGGGCATCCGCGTGAACGTTGTGGCCCCCGGCCCAACCGACACCGCCATGATGGCGAGCGTGCCGGAGGAGGGGCGGGCCAGGCTGATCGCGCCGATCCCGCTCGGCCGGATGGCCCGTCCTGAGGAGGTGGCAGCGGCCACGCTGTTCCTCCTCAGCGACGAGGCGAGCTTTGTCGCGGGAGCCGAACTGTGCGTCGATGGCGGGATGCGACAAGTCTAG
- a CDS encoding winged helix-turn-helix transcriptional regulator, whose amino-acid sequence MVDDTDLDAASECALANMARVRPVLDKIADKWTILILTVLCPRPARFNVIKRRLDGITHKALADALKRLERNGLVTRTVLPTAPIGVEYAITPLGHSLRQPFEALCSWALDNGAAIEAANYEHDSIKPKQ is encoded by the coding sequence ATGGTCGACGATACCGATCTCGATGCCGCGTCCGAGTGCGCGCTCGCCAACATGGCGCGGGTCCGTCCGGTGTTGGACAAGATCGCCGACAAGTGGACGATCCTGATCCTCACGGTGCTTTGCCCGCGACCGGCCCGGTTCAACGTGATCAAACGGCGGCTCGATGGCATCACGCACAAGGCGCTAGCGGACGCGCTGAAGCGGCTGGAACGCAACGGTCTGGTGACCCGGACAGTGCTGCCGACCGCTCCCATCGGCGTCGAGTATGCGATCACGCCACTTGGCCATTCACTACGTCAGCCCTTCGAGGCGCTCTGCTCATGGGCCCTCGACAATGGTGCAGCGATTGAGGCGGCCAATTACGAGCATGACAGCATCAAACCGAAGCAGTGA
- a CDS encoding cation:proton antiporter — MISIFDLAAMLLTLSALFGWLNRRFLRMPHSIGLLVMGLLASLALVLVDVAFPAQHLYQDLTRVLDQVDFTGVVMNGMLAFLLFAGALNLDLRALRERAMAVATLALLGTVISCASVGAAFWAAGQALGSPVPLAWALVFGALISPTDPVAVLATLKNVEVPEALEVEMQGEALFNDGIGIVLFTVLVAVASGRGGEAMSAGGVATLLLHEAGGGVLLGIVTGYVAYRAMKAIDDFPVEVLITLALVTGTYAIAQKIGASGPLAVVAAGLLIGERAPRYAMSDTTQKYVSALWTLVDEVLNSVLFLLIGLEVLVLRFQVSGLALAACAVPIVLVARLVAVTTPVLAFRWGGNLSLGNVPFLTWAGVRGGISVALALSIPESEAKPAILAATYAVVLFTIIVQGSTLGLVARRTLRAS, encoded by the coding sequence TTGATCTCGATCTTCGACCTCGCCGCGATGCTGCTGACGCTGTCGGCTCTGTTCGGCTGGCTGAACCGCCGCTTCCTGCGCATGCCGCACAGCATCGGCCTGCTCGTGATGGGGCTTCTCGCCTCGCTCGCCCTCGTGCTCGTCGACGTCGCCTTCCCGGCGCAACACCTCTACCAAGACCTCACCCGCGTCCTCGACCAGGTCGACTTCACCGGCGTCGTCATGAACGGCATGCTGGCCTTCCTGCTGTTCGCCGGCGCCCTGAACCTCGACCTCCGGGCGCTCCGGGAGCGGGCCATGGCGGTGGCGACCCTCGCGTTGCTCGGGACCGTCATCTCGTGCGCCTCGGTCGGTGCGGCCTTCTGGGCGGCGGGGCAGGCGCTCGGCAGCCCGGTGCCCCTCGCCTGGGCCCTGGTGTTCGGCGCGTTGATCAGCCCGACCGACCCCGTGGCGGTGCTGGCCACCCTGAAGAACGTGGAGGTGCCGGAAGCCCTCGAAGTCGAGATGCAGGGCGAGGCGCTGTTCAACGACGGCATCGGCATCGTGCTGTTCACGGTGCTCGTCGCCGTCGCGTCCGGCCGAGGTGGCGAGGCGATGAGCGCGGGCGGGGTGGCGACGCTGCTCCTCCACGAGGCCGGGGGCGGCGTGCTGCTGGGCATCGTGACCGGCTACGTCGCCTACCGCGCGATGAAGGCCATCGACGACTTCCCCGTGGAGGTGCTGATCACGCTGGCCCTCGTCACCGGGACCTACGCCATCGCGCAGAAGATCGGGGCGAGTGGCCCGCTCGCGGTTGTCGCCGCCGGGCTGCTGATCGGCGAGCGTGCGCCGCGCTACGCGATGAGCGACACCACCCAGAAGTACGTCTCGGCCCTTTGGACGCTCGTCGACGAGGTGCTCAACTCGGTCCTGTTCCTCCTGATCGGCCTCGAGGTGCTCGTCCTGCGTTTCCAGGTCTCCGGGCTGGCGCTGGCAGCCTGCGCAGTGCCGATCGTGCTCGTTGCGCGCCTCGTGGCGGTCACGACGCCTGTCCTCGCGTTCCGCTGGGGTGGCAACCTCTCGCTCGGCAACGTGCCGTTCCTGACCTGGGCGGGCGTGCGCGGCGGCATCTCGGTGGCGCTGGCGCTCTCGATCCCGGAGAGCGAGGCCAAGCCCGCCATCCTGGCGGCGACCTACGCCGTGGTGCTGTTCACCATCATCGTGCAGGGATCGACCCTCGGCCTCGTAGCACGGCGGACCCTCCGAGCGAGCTGA
- a CDS encoding DUF2254 domain-containing protein — protein MNARVKAWLEILGDLFWLRPALVVLGCILLAQFGVWLETAHVAGFDPSSPDTNWGYSGGAEGARALLSAIASSNIGVAGTTFSITIAALTLASGQMGPRLLRNFIRDGRNQTVLGIFLGAFAYALMVLRTVRTVEEDPFVPHLAITGALVLALVAVGTLVWFVHHIATSINIETVVDAVQQDLCKAIATHTRDEPGADRPGNPPTGRAVAATGGGYVQALDEDALADWAHERGISVTLRVRPGDYVPSGFPIAVLSAPVEGAETAILDAVTLGRRPAALQDPEYSVRQLVEIAVRALSPGINDPFTAGSVVDHLGDALCRIAPRHLPTGVVLRAGRTVLIHPVTDYDGLCDAMFHMIRQNAAGSVHVLGRMLDVLARVAEVERRPDRAADLARHAGLVIAAARRDVADPSDLADLEDRYCRLRGAAPDGG, from the coding sequence ATGAACGCGCGCGTCAAAGCCTGGCTGGAGATCCTCGGCGACCTGTTCTGGCTCCGCCCGGCCCTCGTCGTCCTCGGCTGCATCCTGCTCGCCCAGTTCGGTGTCTGGCTGGAGACGGCCCACGTCGCCGGCTTCGATCCCTCCTCGCCGGACACGAACTGGGGCTATTCGGGCGGGGCCGAGGGCGCGCGGGCGCTGCTCAGCGCCATCGCCTCCTCGAACATCGGGGTTGCCGGCACGACCTTCTCCATCACCATCGCTGCCCTGACCCTGGCTTCCGGTCAGATGGGCCCCCGACTCCTGCGTAACTTCATCCGGGATGGCCGCAACCAGACCGTCCTCGGCATCTTTCTCGGTGCCTTCGCCTACGCGCTGATGGTCCTGCGCACGGTGCGGACGGTGGAGGAAGACCCGTTCGTCCCGCACCTCGCCATCACCGGCGCCCTCGTCCTCGCGCTGGTTGCGGTCGGCACGCTGGTCTGGTTCGTCCACCACATAGCCACGAGCATCAACATCGAGACCGTGGTCGACGCCGTCCAGCAGGACCTCTGCAAGGCTATCGCGACCCATACCCGGGACGAGCCGGGGGCCGACCGTCCCGGCAATCCTCCGACCGGAAGGGCCGTGGCCGCGACGGGCGGCGGCTACGTGCAGGCCCTCGACGAGGACGCCTTGGCCGACTGGGCCCACGAGCGCGGGATCTCGGTCACCCTGCGGGTACGGCCCGGCGACTACGTGCCGAGCGGTTTCCCGATCGCGGTTCTGTCCGCGCCAGTCGAGGGCGCCGAGACCGCCATTCTCGACGCGGTGACGCTGGGGCGGCGTCCCGCCGCGCTCCAGGATCCGGAATACTCGGTCCGGCAGTTGGTCGAGATCGCGGTCCGCGCCCTCTCGCCCGGCATCAACGACCCGTTCACCGCCGGCAGCGTCGTCGACCATCTCGGCGACGCGCTGTGCCGGATCGCGCCGCGGCACCTGCCCACCGGCGTGGTGCTGCGCGCGGGTCGCACCGTGCTGATCCATCCCGTCACGGACTACGACGGGCTGTGCGACGCCATGTTCCACATGATCCGGCAGAACGCGGCCGGGTCGGTCCACGTCCTGGGCCGGATGCTCGACGTGCTCGCCCGCGTCGCCGAGGTCGAGAGGCGGCCGGATCGGGCGGCGGACCTCGCCCGGCATGCCGGCCTCGTCATCGCCGCCGCCCGCCGCGACGTGGCGGACCCGTCCGACCTCGCCGACCTGGAGGATCGCTACTGCCGGCTCCGCGGCGCTGCACCCGATGGCGGCTAG
- a CDS encoding potassium channel family protein, protein MTMFTATLRELYEEDTGRAHRFRYALLVFDVATIAFVVVTSFLPLSPWIVACDVAVGLCVLLDFAARLRISRAPLREFRHLSTWTDLVAVTSFLAPLLVEGVGFLRILRTLRMLRTYHLLERLRQDSGLFRRNEDAILAATNLVVFVFAMTGIVYATQHGSNPAIQTPIDALYFTVTSLTTTGYGDITLPGPTGRLLSVFVMICGVTLFFRLAQVVFRPYKVRFPCTACGLQRHEPDAVHCKACGNILNIPDEGAY, encoded by the coding sequence ATGACGATGTTCACCGCGACACTGCGCGAACTCTACGAGGAGGACACCGGACGCGCGCACCGCTTCCGCTACGCCCTGCTCGTGTTCGACGTGGCGACCATCGCCTTCGTGGTCGTCACCTCGTTCCTGCCGCTGAGCCCCTGGATCGTCGCCTGCGACGTGGCGGTGGGTCTGTGCGTGCTCCTCGACTTCGCCGCCCGCCTGCGCATCAGCCGCGCACCGCTGCGCGAGTTCCGGCACCTGAGCACCTGGACGGACCTCGTGGCGGTGACCTCGTTCCTCGCCCCGTTGCTGGTCGAGGGCGTCGGCTTCCTGCGCATCCTGCGGACGCTGCGCATGCTGCGCACCTATCACCTGTTGGAGCGGCTGCGGCAGGATAGCGGGCTGTTCCGCCGCAACGAGGACGCGATCCTGGCCGCGACCAACCTCGTGGTCTTCGTCTTCGCGATGACCGGCATCGTCTACGCCACCCAGCACGGCTCCAACCCGGCCATACAGACACCGATCGACGCCCTGTACTTCACCGTGACGTCGCTCACGACGACGGGCTACGGCGACATCACCCTTCCGGGACCGACCGGCCGGCTGTTGTCGGTCTTCGTGATGATCTGCGGCGTGACGCTGTTCTTCCGCCTCGCGCAGGTGGTGTTCCGCCCCTACAAGGTCCGCTTTCCCTGCACCGCCTGTGGGCTGCAGCGCCACGAGCCGGACGCCGTGCACTGCAAGGCCTGCGGCAACATCCTGAACATCCCCGACGAGGGTGCGTACTAG
- the nhaA gene encoding Na+/H+ antiporter NhaA, which produces MLVSEAGGGLVLMASAALALAVANSPLKDAYFAALKAYLGPLSVLHWINDALMAVFFLLVGLEIKREVLDGRLRTWPDRVLPGLAAIGGMAAPAIVYTAVNWNSPETLRGWAIPAATDIAFALGVLALLGSRVPVSLKIFLTALAIIDDLGAVLIIALFYTADLSLPMLGGAAATLAVLYGLNKAGVARLWPYLLLGILLWVFVLASGVHATIAGVLLALTIPLRLSAGKPDDPTSPLHILEHAVHPWSAYLILPIFGFANAGVSLAGITPHMLFDPVTLGVALGLFVGKQVGVFGLVFAAVKLGLAQRPANAGWWQVYGVSLLCGVGFTMSLFIGLLAFAHAPELEAETKVGVLLGSLACMAAGALVLRLAPARLSRC; this is translated from the coding sequence ATGCTCGTCAGCGAGGCCGGCGGCGGCCTCGTCCTGATGGCCAGCGCCGCGCTGGCGCTGGCCGTCGCCAACTCGCCGCTCAAGGACGCCTACTTCGCAGCCCTCAAGGCCTATCTCGGCCCGCTCTCGGTCCTGCACTGGATCAACGACGCCCTGATGGCGGTGTTCTTCCTCCTCGTCGGGCTGGAGATCAAGCGCGAGGTGCTCGACGGACGTCTGCGCACCTGGCCCGACCGGGTGCTGCCCGGCCTGGCCGCGATCGGCGGCATGGCCGCGCCGGCCATCGTCTACACCGCGGTCAACTGGAACTCCCCCGAGACGCTGCGGGGGTGGGCCATCCCGGCCGCCACCGACATCGCCTTCGCGCTGGGCGTCCTGGCTCTCCTCGGGTCCCGGGTGCCGGTCTCACTCAAGATCTTCCTGACGGCGCTCGCCATCATCGACGACCTCGGGGCCGTGCTGATCATCGCGCTGTTCTACACCGCCGACCTGTCGCTCCCGATGCTGGGCGGGGCCGCGGCGACGCTCGCCGTGCTCTACGGCCTCAACAAGGCCGGCGTGGCACGCCTGTGGCCCTACCTGCTCCTCGGCATCCTCCTCTGGGTGTTCGTGCTCGCGTCGGGCGTCCACGCGACCATCGCCGGCGTGCTGCTGGCGCTGACCATCCCGTTGCGCCTCAGCGCCGGCAAGCCGGACGACCCGACCTCGCCGCTGCATATCCTGGAGCACGCGGTCCATCCGTGGTCGGCCTACCTCATCCTGCCGATCTTCGGCTTTGCCAACGCCGGCGTGTCGCTGGCGGGTATCACGCCGCACATGCTCTTCGACCCCGTGACGCTCGGCGTGGCGCTGGGCCTGTTCGTCGGCAAGCAGGTCGGGGTGTTCGGCCTCGTCTTCGCTGCCGTGAAGCTCGGGTTGGCACAGCGCCCGGCCAATGCAGGATGGTGGCAGGTCTACGGCGTCTCGCTCCTCTGCGGCGTCGGCTTCACCATGAGCCTGTTCATCGGCCTGCTCGCCTTCGCGCATGCCCCCGAGCTCGAGGCCGAGACCAAGGTCGGCGTGCTGCTCGGCTCGCTCGCCTGCATGGCCGCCGGGGCGCTGGTCCTGCGGCTCGCCCCGGCCCGACTGTCCCGCTGCTGA
- a CDS encoding LuxR C-terminal-related transcriptional regulator produces MPSQEQMMKRQQVLADFGEFVLRSENLDEVLTEACRLVAEACGITRAKILEIQEDGQVLFVRAGVGWAPGIVGRLRLPIRERSSETFAIREGLPIITQDIREEERFDVPAFMKEAGVIAFANVPIFLPGRKAYGLLEVDATERRDFGNEDTEFLRTYAIILGPVIDRLQKASALRLTEERFRRFAEHSANVLWLADLESGRLDYLSPAFEQVWGMPAEDMPDLARWLASVHPDDRDAAAQALERVGGGETLVLEYRILRASDDAVRRIRDTFFSIPGIDGRSRSAGGIAQDITVDTGLRAYVIAGRDDARRDLVEALQAGGYEVQAFAAGQALLKMTGSLRPGCVVFNLEEAGDIVVASELKTARAHLPMVAVGASGGDIGFGVRVMKAGAVDFLEAPWAPETLLFAVKTALAEIHAEADRARGSNEARSRIVALSPRERAVLEGLLAGGTNKTIARTLGLSPRTVEIHRARVMEALGVRTLPEAVLIATAAGVRPAQHDDD; encoded by the coding sequence ATGCCCAGCCAAGAGCAGATGATGAAGCGCCAGCAGGTTCTGGCCGACTTCGGCGAGTTCGTCCTGCGCAGCGAGAACCTCGACGAGGTGCTCACCGAGGCCTGCCGTCTCGTCGCCGAGGCTTGCGGCATCACCCGCGCCAAGATCCTGGAAATCCAAGAGGATGGACAGGTGCTCTTCGTGAGGGCCGGCGTCGGCTGGGCTCCGGGCATCGTTGGGCGGCTGCGCCTACCCATCAGAGAGCGCTCCTCCGAGACCTTCGCGATCAGGGAAGGCTTGCCGATCATCACGCAGGACATCCGCGAGGAGGAGCGCTTCGATGTCCCCGCCTTCATGAAGGAGGCCGGGGTCATCGCATTCGCCAACGTGCCGATCTTTCTGCCGGGCCGGAAGGCTTACGGCCTGCTGGAGGTGGACGCGACCGAACGGCGCGACTTCGGCAACGAGGACACTGAATTTCTGCGCACCTACGCCATTATTCTCGGGCCGGTGATCGACCGCCTACAGAAGGCGAGTGCCTTGCGCTTGACCGAGGAGCGCTTCCGGCGCTTCGCCGAGCATTCGGCCAACGTGCTCTGGCTCGCCGATCTGGAGAGTGGACGGCTTGATTACCTCAGCCCGGCCTTTGAGCAGGTCTGGGGCATGCCCGCCGAGGACATGCCGGACCTCGCGCGCTGGCTCGCCAGCGTCCACCCGGACGACCGAGATGCCGCCGCGCAGGCGCTGGAGCGGGTTGGCGGTGGCGAGACACTCGTGTTGGAGTACCGCATCCTGCGCGCCTCGGATGACGCCGTGCGCCGCATCCGCGATACCTTCTTCTCGATCCCGGGGATTGACGGACGGAGCCGGTCAGCAGGCGGTATCGCGCAGGACATCACCGTCGATACCGGCCTACGCGCTTACGTGATCGCGGGTAGAGATGATGCCCGGCGTGACCTCGTCGAGGCCCTACAGGCTGGCGGCTACGAGGTGCAAGCCTTTGCGGCCGGTCAGGCTCTCCTCAAGATGACAGGCTCGCTGAGGCCGGGCTGCGTCGTGTTCAACCTGGAGGAAGCCGGCGACATCGTCGTCGCAAGTGAGTTGAAGACGGCACGCGCGCACCTGCCCATGGTGGCGGTCGGCGCGAGCGGGGGCGATATCGGCTTCGGGGTCCGCGTTATGAAGGCGGGAGCGGTCGATTTCCTCGAAGCTCCCTGGGCACCGGAGACGCTGCTGTTCGCCGTCAAGACGGCGCTCGCCGAGATCCACGCCGAGGCGGATCGGGCGCGCGGGAGCAACGAGGCTCGGAGCCGGATCGTGGCGCTTTCCCCGCGCGAGCGCGCGGTGCTGGAGGGCTTGCTCGCTGGCGGGACCAACAAGACCATCGCTCGTACGCTGGGCCTGAGCCCACGCACGGTGGAGATCCACCGGGCCCGGGTCATGGAGGCGCTGGGCGTCCGCACCTTGCCCGAGGCCGTTCTGATCGCGACGGCCGCCGGTGTGCGTCCCGCCCAACACGACGACGACTAG
- a CDS encoding FAD-binding oxidoreductase, which produces MLSSPSPDLSAFHEFLGEGGLITDAASLTRYTHDQRALMQGQTPGVLRPRSTEDVQEIVRLAARLGFGLVPQGGNTSYVGGATPEPGRGQLVVTLERMSRIRSVDATGFTLACDAGTILADAQAAAEARGCLLPLSLGAEGSCRLGGNVGTNAGGLQVLRYGMTRDLVLGLEVVLPDGSLFSDMRTLRKNNIGYDLKQLFIGAEGTLGIVTAVVLKLWPAQTRRATAWVQLAAGAPIPAIAALVRRETADLASAFELISASSLGLVADMRGAELGLASGPGGAVLLELSASSERIPLDDILSGTLEALIEAGHVEDAALAQSERQRREMWTIRETIPEAEKHAGGSVKLDIAVPTSAVADFLNQAGAVVEAHAPGTRLSVYGHVGDGNIHFNLMVPPGRDRIAFTREIEAGVAHAVYAVALDLGGSFSAEYGIGRFKRDLLSRYGDPTRLALLGALKQAIDPHGFMNAGAMI; this is translated from the coding sequence ATGTTGTCCTCGCCATCCCCAGATCTATCCGCCTTCCACGAGTTTCTCGGCGAGGGCGGCCTCATCACCGATGCCGCCAGCTTGACGCGCTACACCCACGATCAGCGCGCGTTGATGCAGGGGCAGACGCCTGGCGTCCTGCGCCCGCGCTCGACCGAAGACGTCCAGGAAATCGTCCGTCTGGCAGCGCGCCTCGGCTTCGGCCTCGTGCCTCAAGGAGGCAACACCAGCTATGTCGGCGGTGCCACGCCCGAACCCGGCCGCGGGCAGCTCGTCGTGACGCTCGAGCGGATGAGCCGGATCCGATCCGTCGACGCGACGGGCTTCACTCTTGCCTGCGACGCCGGCACGATCCTCGCCGACGCGCAGGCGGCTGCCGAGGCACGCGGCTGTCTGCTGCCGCTGAGCCTCGGTGCCGAGGGCAGCTGCCGTCTCGGCGGCAACGTCGGAACCAACGCCGGGGGCCTGCAGGTGCTACGCTACGGCATGACCCGGGACCTCGTGCTCGGCTTGGAGGTCGTGCTGCCGGACGGATCGCTGTTCTCCGACATGCGAACCTTGCGCAAGAACAACATCGGCTATGATCTGAAGCAGCTCTTCATCGGCGCCGAGGGTACGCTCGGCATCGTGACCGCGGTGGTGCTCAAGCTCTGGCCCGCGCAGACACGGCGTGCCACGGCTTGGGTGCAACTCGCGGCCGGCGCACCTATCCCGGCGATCGCCGCTCTGGTCCGACGGGAGACCGCTGACCTCGCCTCAGCCTTCGAGCTCATCTCGGCCTCATCGCTGGGTCTCGTCGCCGACATGCGCGGCGCCGAACTCGGGCTCGCGTCCGGTCCCGGCGGCGCGGTGCTGCTGGAACTCTCCGCATCCTCGGAGCGCATCCCGCTCGACGATATCCTTTCGGGCACTCTGGAAGCGCTGATCGAGGCTGGTCACGTCGAGGATGCTGCGCTCGCCCAGTCGGAGCGGCAGCGGCGCGAGATGTGGACGATCCGCGAGACCATCCCTGAGGCGGAGAAGCACGCCGGCGGATCGGTCAAGCTCGACATCGCTGTGCCGACTTCGGCGGTCGCCGACTTCCTGAACCAGGCCGGCGCGGTCGTGGAGGCGCATGCTCCGGGCACGCGTCTGTCGGTCTACGGCCATGTCGGAGATGGCAACATTCACTTCAATCTGATGGTGCCGCCGGGCCGCGATCGGATCGCCTTCACGCGAGAAATCGAGGCGGGCGTCGCTCACGCGGTCTACGCGGTGGCGCTCGACCTCGGCGGGAGCTTCAGCGCCGAATACGGCATCGGCCGGTTCAAGCGCGACTTGCTGAGCCGCTACGGCGATCCGACCCGCCTGGCCCTACTCGGCGCTCTCAAGCAGGCCATTGATCCGCATGGATTCATGAATGCGGGGGCGATGATCTGA